Genomic segment of Nodosilinea sp. FACHB-141:
GCTCACTATTGAGCAGAGTTTCAGTTACAAAGTAGGAGTTCCTGACGCTGGGGTTGAGGGAGAAACTACGTTGTCATATATGCAGTCTTGGGGTGTTGGTGGGGAACATTCGCAAAAGTACACGGTTGGCTCAACTTCTGGTTTGATGGTGACGCTTGAACCTGGCGAAGAAGAGATAGCAACGATTTCGGCTAGTGAAGGTAAGATGAAGGTTAGAATAAGGTATAGAGCCTACCTAACTGGGTATACAGCCTTAAACTACAATCCAAAGCACAGAAATCATCACTTCCATGCTTTACCTATTGAAGCAGTCATGGCTGCAGGCGGCATTTCTAACTCTCTAGAATTCACAGAAGATATAGAGGTTGGTTACTATTCTAATTCCGAAGTCATACTGGGGTCAGATATCCGAAATGCTCCGCAGTCACCTCCTTCTGCTTCTCCAGCAGTTGCCACAGCTACGTCAAAACCCACATCTCCGCAAGGTACGACTCAATTACAAAAAGACTGGCGCTGGTGCCGTAAGTGCGAGGCTCTATTTTACTCTGGGGGGAAAGCCTTAGCTGGAAAATGCCCTGGAGGGGGACAGCATGAACATCAAGGAAGTGGAAACTACACCTTGTCTCAAGATGCGTCTGTAGGCCAAAAAGACTGGCGCTGGTGCCATAAGTGCGAGGCTCTATTTTACTCTGGAGGAAAAGCCTCAGCCGGAAAATGCCCTGGAGGAGGCCAGCATGAACATCAGGGAAGTGGAAACTACGCCTTATCTCAAAATCCATCTGTAGGTCAAAAAGACTGGCGCTGGTGTCATAAGTGCGAGGCTCTATTTTACTCTGGAGGAAAAGCCTCAGCCGGAAAATGCCCTGGAGGAGGCCTGCATGAACATCAAGGGAGTGGGAATTACGTCCTATCTCATCTGTAAGTCGAAAAAACTGTCAGTTGTGTCATAAAACTCAAGATTTTCTTAAAAGGACAAACTCTCTATGGAAGTTTGTCCTTTTAAGGTGAATATTAATTCTTTGTGCAAGCATCAAGGTTGTACGATTGCAGATTTCCTTTAGGTTAGGTTGACATAGGAAACCCAACAATACCAGAAGAATTTCACTCCCAACCCACCATAGTATTGCATAGTGCTAGGTTAGTGGTGGCTGTTGGGTTTTCTAGCTTAACCCAACCTACTAACTTAGGTTTTTGTAGCGGTGTTATGAGTGCAAATTTTTGGAAGGCTCCAGCTTACGAAGTCCCGATTGATAAAGCAGTCCGAGTTGAACTGCTGAAGCTGCATAACCGGGATATCATTTCGGAGAACGGTTGGCCAGAATCCTTTTGGAACTATGTCCAAGACCGTAAGTTGCTTGATGGCGAAGAGGCACAACACGTTATTCAATTATTTCAAAAACTCTCTCCAGGAGAACCAGCTCGGTGCCATATGCCACCGTGGGAATTAGCATTCTACGACGAGACGGAACTTTTGTTCACAACCACACTTTGCTTTGAATGTTCCAATGCCTACGTTTACACAGTCCATGGCAAAGATCTACATGCATTTGACGTTTCTGAGCCTCATGCTGAAGAGTTGCTAGCTTTTCTAAAGCAGGAATTTTCTCTTATTTAAGACTATATGAATTTCAAGGTGAGGGTGTCGCAGTCTCTCCTGTAGATTGGATTGACGCAGAAAACACAACAATGTCAGAAGAATCTTATTCCCAACCCACTGTGTCTTGAAGATGTGCCGTCGATTGAACGTAACAACAGTGAAGCAATAAGCGGCACCAGCCGTTTTAGCACGACAGCATTGCATAGGAATTGCCCATTGAGAATAGACCTAGGAAAGATTCCCACCCTCAGGGTCTGAAGCCGCTAGAATTTCTCTGACCCAACTGCACAAACGGCAGGCTGGGTAGCACACTACTTTGTTAGAGCACTATGGCTACGCTCTCCCTGCCCCGACTTCAGCTTCAACCCTTATGCCATCGGCGATCGCGATGGTTGGGAGCATTGGGCGGCATGGCGATCGCCCTCATCACCGCGATCGCAGCACCCACCCCCGCCGCCCAAAACCCGGTGATTCAGGTGGGCATTGTGCAGCGCTTTGGCGAAGACCTACAAGACCGCATCACCCTCGAAGCCCTGCCCGGCGAGCAGCTCACCCTCAGCTTTGACACCCAGGGCCAGCCCCAAACGGTGACCGCGACGCGAGTTGTGATCGGCCTCACTCCAGAGCAATTGCCCGAAGCCACCTTGGGCGAGCGCGTGGTGCTCAGCAACCACCGCAGCTTTGAGACTGCCGAATACAGTGCCCAGCAGTGGCGCGATCGCGGCATTGAGCCCGAGATCGCTCAGCCCGGCAGTTGGGAAGTGTGGGCTAACCGTGAAACCTACAACAGCCCCCTAGTGCGTCGCCTGCTGGTCAAAAACCTGCAAGCCCAAGGCTTTACCGAAGTCTTTCTCGACAGCGAAGTGGTGGGTCAAATTCCCCGCACCTACTTTGAAGCCAACGGCTATCGCTATGGCCGCGACACCCTCGACATTCGCGCCAGCGGCGGGCGAGTGCGGGTGACCCAGCCCGGCGAGCCACCCGTCACCCGCGTCTATGGCGGCACCCTGCGGGTGCAGCCCAACACCTACGGCACCTACACCCTGGTCAACAACGTGCCGATCGAAACCTACCTGCGCGGCGTGGTGCCCCACGAGATTGGTGCCAGTGCGCCAGTGCCCGCCATTCAGGCCCAGGCGGTGCTGGCTCGCACCTATGCCCTACGCAATCTGCGACGCTTCGCCATCGACGACTATGAGCTCTGCGCCGACACCCAGTGTCAGGTCTACCGAGGGCTGACCGGCACCGCGCCCGTGGCCGACCAGGCCATTCAGGCCACTCAGGGTCAGGTGCTCACCTACCAAAACGAGCTAGTGGATGCCCTGTATTCCTCCACCACTGGGGGCATTACCGCCGCCTTTAGCGACGTGTGGGATGGCCCCGATCGCCCCTACCTACGCCCGGTGGTCGATACCGTCAACGGCCTCTGGGATATCAACCAGTACCCCCTCAGCTCCGAGGAGGCAATTCGCGCCTTTATGGCTATCGACAAGGGCTTTAACGAAGACACCTGGGAGCTGTTTCGCTGGCGCAACGAGAGCCCCCTGGCCGAAATCACCCAGGACTTAAGGACCTACCTGGGCCGCCGCCAGCACCCGATGGCAGGGCTGACCCAGGTGCGATCGGTGCGCGTTTCAGAACGGGCTGACTCGGGTCGGGTGCAGGCGATCGACATCGAAACCGACCTGGGCGTGGTGCAGCTCAAGAAGGATGAAATTGTGCGGGTGCTCACAGCCCCCCGCAGCCTGCTGTTCTATGTCGAGCCGATGTATCAGGCTCCGGCAGCGAGTGGAACTCCTGCTGCCCCTGCTTCGGGACAGATCACGGGCTACCGCTTTGTGGGGGGCGGCTGGGGTCATGGCGTCGGCCTAAGTCAAACTGGGTCGTACCGCCTGGGCAGCCTGGGCTGGGCCTATCCTCGCATTCTCCAGTTCTACTATCCTGGCACCACGCTACAGCCGATTGGCGAAAATCTGACCTTCTGGCGTGAGCCAACGTAGGTGTGGAGGGTGAGGCTGCTTAGGGGTAGGCAGAGGCGCTACTAGCCCAATACATCGCGCAGCATTTGGCGGTGCTGGCTGACCGAGGCCAGGGTGTTGGCGGTCATTAATCCACAGGCGGCTACCGCCGGTAGGCCAATGCCGGGGAAGGTAGAACCGCCCACGCAGAGCAGCCCCTCAAGCGGGGTCTTTGGCCCTGGAAAGAGGCCGTCTTGAACCGATATGGCGGGGCCGTAGCTGCCCCGATGGCAGCGCAAAAAGCGTTCGTGGGTGAGGGGAGTGCCGACCAATTCCACCTCCACGCGGCGGCGCACATCGGGGATGATGCGCTCTAGGGCTTGCCAGAGGGGTTTTGCCCGTTCTGCCTTGAGCTGGGCATATTCGGGGCTGCGGCGATCGCATCCCTGCCAAAGTTCGTAGGGCTCATTGGCGGGGGTGTAGACATGGATGGTGTGCTTGCCTGGCGGGGCCAGCGACGGATCGAGCACCGTGGGAATCGACATGACGATGAGATTCTGCGGAGCGTCAATGCCCCGTTCCCAGTCGTCGACCGTGATGTAGTGGCAGGCCAGGTCAGAGGGAAGTCTCTCACCGTCGATGCCCAGGTGCAGGTGTAGAAAGCTGGGGCACTCAGGGGTGGCCTGGCGCTCTTCTACAAACGTCTTTGGCAAGGCTCCATCGGGCACCAGCTTCAGCGTGTCCCAGATGGAGGCGTTGGAGACCACGGTGCTGGCTTTGAGGGTTTCGCCCGATTTCAGGATGACTCCGATCGCGCGTCCCTGCTCCACCAAAATTTCGTTGACGTGAGCGCCCAGCCGCAGAGTGCCGCCATACTTCTCTAGGCCGCGCACCAGGGCCTCGATCAGAGCAGCGCTACCGCCCATGGGATAGTCCAGCGTTACGCCCGGACGATACCACTCGGCAAACATAAAGGCCATTTCGGCGGTGCTGGTGCCCTCGGCGGGTAGGCCCGACAGCAAAAAGCACAGCATATTCATCCAGTTGCGAATGAAGGGATCGCGGGTGGTGCGATCGAGCACGTTGCTGAAGGGTTTGCTGGACTGGGTGAACGCTGGAGCATTGCGCAGCAGTTCCCAGGTGTAGGGGGCCACGGTTTGCACCGCACCCAGATCTAACCTCAGAGCGGCGGGGGGGAGGGCGGTGGCCGCTTTGCCCAGGGGCACCATCGCTTTTTGCAAGTAACGCCACTCTTGCACAGCGGTCTCGCCCCGCAGCTCCCGCAGCACGTCGGCGAACTGGTCGTTGCCCACAGTGGTGTCAAAGTCGCCCTCGGGCAGGCGCACGCCCCAGGTGTTGTAGTTGGCCCAGGTAATGCTATCCCCTTCGCCCACCGCATCGAGCACGTGGCGCAGGGGGTTGGTAGAAGCCCGGTACGACATTCCTGAGTAGAGGGATGGCCCCGAATCAAAGATGAACCCCTGGCGCTCAAAGCCGTGGGCTGCTCCGCCCGCGATGGTGTGGCTTTCGCAGACGGTGACGCTATAGCCGTAGCGGGCCAGCAGCGCGCCACAGCACAGGCCACCAATGCCGCTGCCGATCACAATGACATCGGTGGTTTGGGGAAACGGCATGGCCCTATCTTCCTGTATAGCCCTGGATGTTCTCAGGACGAAACTTGCGCAGAATGGGGGTGGCCTGGCGAACCACCGCTTCGGAGCCGCGCACTACCACCAAAAATTTGCCGTCGTCGAGTCGGTTGCGGTACGAGAGGGCATCGCCACTGCCGAGAATGCCCATGCCGCCGCCAATAAAGTAGGCTCCCATCGATCCCCCGATCGCCCCGAGCAACCCACCGATGATCTGGTTGCCCAACCGCCCCGTGAAGGCAAAGGTATCTAGCCCGGTAATGATGTTGAACATGAACCCAGCAGCGAAACCAAAGGGCACCAGCCACACCGCCATCAGTCGAATTTGATTCCAGGCCTGGTCGGCGGGGTCGACAAGCCCGTATTCGTCGGCGCTCTTGAAGCCTTTGCCCAAGATGTCGAAGTTATCTGTGGGCAGACTGGCTTCTTCAAGGGCGCTGTAGGCTTCTTCGGCTTTGATGCGATTGTCTAAAACGGCAACCAGGTAGTTCATTTGCAAAAGACAATGGGGCAAAGACAGTTGGGTGTGAACCCAATAGTTATTATGCCGCGTCGATGTTCATCCCTCAGGGAGCGTTGACCGACTAAACCTGACCGCCGGGGCAAACTGTAGACCATTGCTCTAGGTTGGCCCTGGCCTGAATGAACCCGGCAAGCTCGCCCCGGTAGGCAATCAGTCGGGCGCGATCGGTGGAGGTAGGCGGTATCAGCACCACTAAGCGATCGACCGAGGCGGCGGCACAGGCCCAGTCGCTAGCTTCCACAGCCCTGGCTAAAGTTGCCTGGCGCTGGACGATTTCGGCCTGTTTGGCGGCCTCGGCTCGCTCTTGGGCGATATAGGTTTGCATATTGCGAATGCCGGCGTTGGCGTAGCGATCGCCCGGCCGAAATGTCAACGCCCGGCGAAAGTTGATCAGTGCTGTGTGGTAGTCTCCCAGTTCGGCGGCAGAGTAGCCCGCCAGCATGGCGTAGCGGTAGGACTGCGATCGCGTCTGTTTCAGGCGGCTATCTAAGCTAAATTCTGCTGTCGTCGGCGTTGGCATTTTCGCCAGAGCTGGCTCCAACCCGCTGCTGACTAGGGCTGCTCCGAGAGCTAAACCTACCGCAATTTTGCCCACCATCTCCATTGCTGCCATCCTTGTTGCTGCCTACGCTACACGACCGTTTAGGGTAGCGAATTTTTTGCCGGTCGCCGCATCAATCTGTGCGATGGTTTCTGAACGGGAGCCTAGACACTCTAGGCTATCCAGGTGATTTACAATAGGTTTAGCTAGGGAGAAAATACCAGTTGTGGTTGTTCCAAAGCCTCGCGCTATGCAGATGGTGGTTACAAGAGCTAGCCTCCATGCCCCAAAGCAAGATGCTACCTATTGGCGTAGCCAACCCCATACAGACAGACTAAAAGCTCTAGAGTCTATCCGGCAGCAATACCACCTCTGGAAATACGGTGCTGAACCAAGATTTCAAAGAGTTTGTACAGTCGTTAAACGATAATGAGGTGCGCTATCTGGTGATTGGTGGCTATGCTATCGCCTCTGCTAGAAACCAGGTTTCTGCTGCGCCGTGCCTCAAGCCCTGGCCCTGCCCTTAAAAACCGGGGTTTTCTCTGTCGTTAGGCAGCGTAACTGCGTGGGTAGTGCCTTTTAGGGTGGGTTGCGCTTAAATTGAGAGCAACCCACACGAGATCTACTCATTGACTAAGCCAGGCCGGTACCAGGGCAAACGCCTGAGCGCCACTGAAGTCACCCGCCTCTACGCCGCCGGAGAACGCGACTTTCGCGGTGCGGTGCTGCGCGGGTGCAATTTTCATAGGGTAGATCTGTCGAGAGCTGACTTTAGCGGGGCAGATATTCGCAGCGCCCGGTTTGTGGAAGCGACGCTGGAAGAAGTAAACTTTAGCCACGCTAGGGCCGGGTTGCAACGGCGGTGGGTTGTCGGTCAGTTGCTCTTAATCGTTCTTATCTCCGTCATTACAGGATTTCTGCAAGGCTTTGCCGGAGCTTGGATTGGATACCTGCTGACTGAAGGTTCTCAGGAATTCCTGATTGCAGGACTAGTCAGTTCAGTTCTAGTCATCGTCGTTTTCTTAACGATTGCCCGCCAAGGCTTCACGTTAAAAGCATTAGGAAGCGTCGCTCTCGCTGTCGCTGTCGCTTTTGCTAGCGCTTTCGCTGTCGCCGTTGCTTTCGCTAGTGCTTTCGCTGTTGCCGTTGCTTTCGCTGGCGCTTTCGCTGTTGCCGTCGCTTTCGCTTTCGCTGGCGCTTTCGCTGTTACTGGCGCTATTGCTGTTGCTGGCGCTGTTGCTGGCGCTGGCGCTGTTGTTTTTGCTTTCGCTTTCGCTGTTACTGGCGCTATTGCTGGCGCTGTCGCTTTCGCTGTCGCTGTTTCTTTTGCTGTCGTTTTTGCATTCGCTTTCGCTTTCGCAAACTTACTACTTTCACTCTATATCAGTCGAAAAAGCCATAGAGGAGATCCAAAATTTGAGAATCTTCGCATTATTGGATTAGCCTTTACGGCCCTGGGGGGTACCACCTTTAGCGGCGCAGATCTCACCGGGGGCACCTTGGCCCATGCCATCCTCAAAAGCGCTAACTTTGCCGATTGGTGCCAGCGGCCCACCACCCTCACCCACGTTCGCTGGCACCAGGCTCAACAGCTCGATCGCGCCCGCCTAGGCATCGCCATCCTGCAAGACCCACGCGTGCGGTTGCTGCTCACCACCCTCAACGGCATCGACCAAGACCTGAGCAACGCCGATCTGCGCGGGGCCAACCTGGCCGGGGCCAAGCTCCACCGTGCCATTCTTAAGGGTGCGAACCTGAGCGGGGCCATCCTGCACCACGCCGAACTTCACGAGGCCACGCTGACCGAGGCCAACTGCGTCGGCACTGACCTCACCGCTGCCCAACTCACCGGGGCCTGCCTCGAAGCCTGGAACATCGACAGCACCACCATTCTCAAAGACATCGACTGCCAGTATGTGTTTCTGCGAAAGCAGCCTGACGGGCGGGGCGACCGAGAGCGGCGACCCCATAATCCTGACAAAGACTTTCAGCCCGGCGACTTTGAAAAATTCTTCAAAGACATGCTCGACACCGTGCAGTTGCTCATTCGCAACGGGGTCAACCCTGACTCGTTTAAGGCAGCATTTCAGAGCATTATCGAAACGCACCCCGACATTACCGCCGACTCCATTCAGGGCTTTGAGCGCAAGGGCGACGATGTCCTAGTTACCATTCAAGTGCCCGAAGCCACCAACAAAGCCGATATCGAGCGCACTTGGGACGAAGTGTATGAAGCCCGCCTCACTGCCGCCACCGCCGCTGCCCAACTCGAAGCCGAAAAGCGCCGAGCCGACGACATTAAAGATATTTCCCTGGGCTTCAGTCGATTTTTATCCAGCGTACAAATTAACAATATGAACAACCCCATTAACACAGGCGACGGCAGCTTCTACGCCGGGGGCGACGTCAACCTATCGGGCAGCACCCTTAACTTGGGGCAAATCAGCGGCCAGGTCACCAACCAGCTCAATCAAATTCCTGCGCCCGCTGCTCCCGACCAGCCCGACCTGCGCGACATTCTCACCCAGCTCAAAACCGCCGTAGAAACCGACGGCGAACTCAGCAACGAGGAAAAAGCCGAAGCCCTGCAAGCCGTGGCTCGCATTGCCACCGCAGGCACTGAACCCAACCCCGATGACAAAACCAAAGGTATCGTCAAACGCGCCACTACCACCCTCAAAGGCATGACCGAGACCCTTACCGATGCCTCAAAGCTAGCCGAGGCCTGCACCAAACTGCTGCCCCTAGTACTTAGCCTGTTCGCTCTGCTTTAGGCCGTCCGCTCAGCACCTCGCCCATCAAAACCCAGGTCAGCCCGTACAATTAAAAGACGTATCCATTCACACGCACGAGTACGCTAGTTCATGACTGACGCCGCCGTTTCTACCGCCGCCACCTCCGCCGATATTGCCGCAGCGGTAGAGCAACGGCGCAATTTTGCCATTATTTCTCACCCCGACGCCGGTAAAACAACGCTGACCGAAAAGCTGCTGCTCTACGGAGGCGCTATTCAAGAAGCTGGGGCGGTGAAGGCCAAGCGAGCCCAGCGCAGCGCCACCTCCGACTGGATGGAGCTGGAGCAGCAGCGGGGGATTTCGATCACCTCCACGGTGTTGCAGTTTGCCTACGGCGGCTACACCATCAACCTGCTCGATACGCCGGGTCACCAAGACTTTAGCGAAGACACCTACAGGACGCTGGCTGCCGCCGACAACGCGGTGATGCTCGAAGACGCTGCTAAGGGTCTAGAGCCGCAAACCCTGAAGCTATTTGAAGTGTGCCGCATGCGATCGCTGCCCATCTTCACCTTCTTCAACAAGATGGATCGCCCCGCCCGCGAACCCCTAGAACTGCTGGATGAGATTGAGCAACGACTGGGTTTGCAAACCTACGCAGTCAACTGGCCCATCGGCATGGGCGATCGCTTTAAGGGCGTATTTGACCGTCGTCACCAGCAGATTCACTTGTTTGAGCGCAGCATCCACGGTAAAAAAGCGGCCAAAAACACGGTGCTAGATATTGGCGACCCCCGCATCGAAGATTTGCTCGACCAGGACCTCTACTACCAGTTCAAAGAAGAGCTGGAGGTGATAGAAGAAGTTGGGCCAGAGCTGGATCTCGATGCTGTCCACGCCGGGCAGCAGACCCCGGTGTTCTTTGGTAGCGCCATGACCAACTTTGGTGTGCAGCTGTTTCTCGACGCCTTTCTCGACTACGCCCTCAAGCCCTCGGCCCACAGCAGCACCCTGGGCGAAATTTCCCCCACTAACGAAGACTTCTCAGGCTTTGTGTTTAAGCTTCAAGCCAACATGGACCCTAAACACCGCGATCGCATCGCCTTCGTGCGGGTGTGCTCCGGCAAGTTTGAGAAAGATATGGTGGTGAGCCACGCTCGCAGCGGCAAGTCGGTGCGCCTGTCGCACCCCCAAAAGCTGTTTGGTCAGGGCAGAGAATCGCTGGAAGAAGCCTATCCGGGCGACGTGATTGGTCTGAATAACCCTGGGGTGTTTGCGATCGGCGACACCATTTACCAAGGCAAGCGGCTGGAGTACGACGGCATCCCCTGCTTTTCGCCAGAGATCTTTGCCTACCTCAAGAACCCCAACCCCTCTAAGTACAAGCAGTTCCAAAAGGGCGTATCAGAGCTGCGCGAAGAAGGGGCGGTGCAAATCATGTTCTCCGCTGACGAGTCAAAGCGCGACCCCATTTTGGCGGCGGTGGGTCAGCTTCAGCTAGAGGTGGTGCAGTACCGTCTGCAAAACGAGTACAACGTCGAAACCCGCATTGAGCCGCTGCCCTATGCCGTGGCTCGCTGGGTGGACGGCGGCTGGGAGGCTTTGGAAAAAGTAGGCCGACTGTTTAACACTGTCACCGTTAAAGACAGCTGGGATCGCCCGGTTCTCCTGTTCCGCAACGAGTGGAACTGTCAGCAGATTCAGTCTGACCACCCTGAACTCAAGCTCAGTGCGATCGCCCCCGTAGTCTCCGGCAAAGAACCCGAGAGTCTCTAGGTTGTAGTGTCAACCGTCTGACGCCCCTTCGGCTTGGCTCAGGGGGCAGCAGACCAATAGGGCAACCGTCTACAGCAGCGGCGTCACGTCTTCGCCGCAGTCATCAGCCAGGTAAGACAAGGCGCGAAAGCGTAGCCCCACCAGCTGCTCGTA
This window contains:
- a CDS encoding SpoIID/LytB domain-containing protein, giving the protein MATLSLPRLQLQPLCHRRSRWLGALGGMAIALITAIAAPTPAAQNPVIQVGIVQRFGEDLQDRITLEALPGEQLTLSFDTQGQPQTVTATRVVIGLTPEQLPEATLGERVVLSNHRSFETAEYSAQQWRDRGIEPEIAQPGSWEVWANRETYNSPLVRRLLVKNLQAQGFTEVFLDSEVVGQIPRTYFEANGYRYGRDTLDIRASGGRVRVTQPGEPPVTRVYGGTLRVQPNTYGTYTLVNNVPIETYLRGVVPHEIGASAPVPAIQAQAVLARTYALRNLRRFAIDDYELCADTQCQVYRGLTGTAPVADQAIQATQGQVLTYQNELVDALYSSTTGGITAAFSDVWDGPDRPYLRPVVDTVNGLWDINQYPLSSEEAIRAFMAIDKGFNEDTWELFRWRNESPLAEITQDLRTYLGRRQHPMAGLTQVRSVRVSERADSGRVQAIDIETDLGVVQLKKDEIVRVLTAPRSLLFYVEPMYQAPAASGTPAAPASGQITGYRFVGGGWGHGVGLSQTGSYRLGSLGWAYPRILQFYYPGTTLQPIGENLTFWREPT
- a CDS encoding NAD(P)/FAD-dependent oxidoreductase; this encodes MPFPQTTDVIVIGSGIGGLCCGALLARYGYSVTVCESHTIAGGAAHGFERQGFIFDSGPSLYSGMSYRASTNPLRHVLDAVGEGDSITWANYNTWGVRLPEGDFDTTVGNDQFADVLRELRGETAVQEWRYLQKAMVPLGKAATALPPAALRLDLGAVQTVAPYTWELLRNAPAFTQSSKPFSNVLDRTTRDPFIRNWMNMLCFLLSGLPAEGTSTAEMAFMFAEWYRPGVTLDYPMGGSAALIEALVRGLEKYGGTLRLGAHVNEILVEQGRAIGVILKSGETLKASTVVSNASIWDTLKLVPDGALPKTFVEERQATPECPSFLHLHLGIDGERLPSDLACHYITVDDWERGIDAPQNLIVMSIPTVLDPSLAPPGKHTIHVYTPANEPYELWQGCDRRSPEYAQLKAERAKPLWQALERIIPDVRRRVEVELVGTPLTHERFLRCHRGSYGPAISVQDGLFPGPKTPLEGLLCVGGSTFPGIGLPAVAACGLMTANTLASVSQHRQMLRDVLG
- a CDS encoding pentapeptide repeat-containing protein; protein product: MAHAILKSANFADWCQRPTTLTHVRWHQAQQLDRARLGIAILQDPRVRLLLTTLNGIDQDLSNADLRGANLAGAKLHRAILKGANLSGAILHHAELHEATLTEANCVGTDLTAAQLTGACLEAWNIDSTTILKDIDCQYVFLRKQPDGRGDRERRPHNPDKDFQPGDFEKFFKDMLDTVQLLIRNGVNPDSFKAAFQSIIETHPDITADSIQGFERKGDDVLVTIQVPEATNKADIERTWDEVYEARLTAATAAAQLEAEKRRADDIKDISLGFSRFLSSVQINNMNNPINTGDGSFYAGGDVNLSGSTLNLGQISGQVTNQLNQIPAPAAPDQPDLRDILTQLKTAVETDGELSNEEKAEALQAVARIATAGTEPNPDDKTKGIVKRATTTLKGMTETLTDASKLAEACTKLLPLVLSLFALL
- the prfC gene encoding peptide chain release factor 3, translating into MTDAAVSTAATSADIAAAVEQRRNFAIISHPDAGKTTLTEKLLLYGGAIQEAGAVKAKRAQRSATSDWMELEQQRGISITSTVLQFAYGGYTINLLDTPGHQDFSEDTYRTLAAADNAVMLEDAAKGLEPQTLKLFEVCRMRSLPIFTFFNKMDRPAREPLELLDEIEQRLGLQTYAVNWPIGMGDRFKGVFDRRHQQIHLFERSIHGKKAAKNTVLDIGDPRIEDLLDQDLYYQFKEELEVIEEVGPELDLDAVHAGQQTPVFFGSAMTNFGVQLFLDAFLDYALKPSAHSSTLGEISPTNEDFSGFVFKLQANMDPKHRDRIAFVRVCSGKFEKDMVVSHARSGKSVRLSHPQKLFGQGRESLEEAYPGDVIGLNNPGVFAIGDTIYQGKRLEYDGIPCFSPEIFAYLKNPNPSKYKQFQKGVSELREEGAVQIMFSADESKRDPILAAVGQLQLEVVQYRLQNEYNVETRIEPLPYAVARWVDGGWEALEKVGRLFNTVTVKDSWDRPVLLFRNEWNCQQIQSDHPELKLSAIAPVVSGKEPESL